A stretch of Pedosphaera parvula Ellin514 DNA encodes these proteins:
- the dapF gene encoding diaminopimelate epimerase — translation MVLEFNKMNGAGNDFVLVDNRERKVKLRPEQAVQLCHRQRGIGADGIMLLVPCVSGKADWAWDFYNSDGSVAEMCGNGARCFARFVQKLTGINSQFTFETGAGIITASFQGERVTIGLTKPRDLRLNEQVTLSVGAQPIHSLNTGVPHAVLFVPDADKAMVLSLGQEIRRHAHFAPKGTNVNFVQQLGNGAIRVRTFERGVEGETLACGTGVTASALISAELNGFKSPIQVQVQGGDLLEVSFKENGGHFEDVKLTGPADFVFEGKVTI, via the coding sequence ATGGTTTTGGAATTCAATAAGATGAACGGTGCAGGTAATGATTTTGTTCTCGTGGATAACAGGGAGAGGAAAGTGAAGTTACGCCCGGAGCAGGCGGTCCAACTTTGTCATCGGCAAAGAGGCATTGGCGCAGATGGCATCATGCTGCTGGTCCCATGTGTCTCCGGCAAGGCTGACTGGGCATGGGATTTTTATAACAGCGATGGCAGCGTGGCGGAAATGTGTGGCAATGGAGCGCGATGCTTTGCGCGGTTTGTGCAAAAGCTGACGGGCATCAACAGCCAGTTTACGTTTGAGACTGGTGCGGGAATTATTACCGCCAGTTTTCAAGGTGAGCGCGTCACCATTGGCTTGACCAAACCAAGGGATTTACGGTTAAACGAGCAGGTGACTCTATCCGTCGGAGCACAGCCAATCCACTCTCTGAACACAGGTGTTCCACACGCGGTTTTATTTGTTCCTGATGCAGATAAGGCCATGGTTCTGTCGTTGGGGCAGGAGATTCGACGACATGCGCATTTTGCCCCGAAAGGGACCAACGTAAATTTTGTTCAGCAACTTGGTAACGGCGCCATACGAGTTCGCACTTTCGAGCGCGGAGTGGAGGGCGAAACCCTGGCTTGTGGAACTGGCGTAACCGCTTCCGCCCTTATCTCGGCCGAACTCAATGGGTTCAAGTCTCCGATTCAGGTCCAAGTGCAAGGGGGCGATTTGTTGGAGGTCAGTTTCAAGGAAAATGGCGGCCATTTCGAGGATGTAAAGCTCACAGGCCCTGCAGATTTTGTTTTTGAGGGGAAGGTAACCATTTAA
- the shc gene encoding squalene--hopene cyclase has translation MSVTSQDGHSANGASKPDFEVRPHVDLETAIHRSQSFLLKEQKPEGYWVGELIVDSTLVSDTIAYHHWNGKVDMEWQRKAVNHIFSMQLPDGGWNIYYGGPAEINATVKAYLALKLAGVPVMDPRMLRARSVALSMGGVPRMNTFSKLYLALLGLFPWNYVPTIPCEVILIGKWFHVNFYEMSSWSRSMLVPLAIINHFKPTRKLQNQVKLDELYPEGYHERDLALPPDPEFLTFRNFFLWLDKLHKFAELWVQAGIHPFRRRALKKCEHWMLERFEGSNGLAAIFPAMLNSLIALKALGYPGDHPEVKRAEKELKNLEHETADTVRIEPCFSPVWDTAIVAICLHESGIPSDHPALKKSAEWLIDKEIRFRGDWYFKNPVDVEPSGWVFEFENKWNPDVDDTAMVLLALRKIPTSDVKRRDECFQRGLKWMMAFQCKDGGWAAFDKDCTKGILEKVPFADHNAMLDPECADITARILELLGYEGVGVDHPQIKKALQFIQEEQEDDGSWYGRWGVNYIYGTWQVLRGLRALNINMNQPWLLKARDWLESVQHEDGGWGERCNTYDDPVFKGQGPSTASQTAWAVMGLCTFDDPQRPSLMRGIDYLIKTQNSDGSWTEHEITGTGFPRVFYLKYDMYRNSWPLLALATYRNLYASSEKTANGHTNGHSVQLPEALKTPPAFK, from the coding sequence GTGTCAGTAACATCGCAGGACGGGCATTCGGCAAATGGTGCCTCAAAACCAGATTTCGAGGTTCGACCGCATGTGGACCTTGAAACGGCCATTCATAGGTCTCAAAGCTTTTTGCTCAAGGAACAGAAACCGGAAGGCTATTGGGTCGGTGAGCTGATTGTTGATTCCACGCTTGTCTCAGACACCATCGCCTATCATCACTGGAATGGAAAAGTGGACATGGAATGGCAGCGCAAGGCTGTTAACCATATCTTCTCCATGCAACTACCGGATGGTGGCTGGAACATCTATTATGGTGGCCCCGCAGAAATAAATGCGACCGTAAAAGCCTACCTCGCCTTGAAGCTGGCCGGAGTGCCGGTGATGGACCCGCGCATGCTGCGTGCCAGGTCTGTGGCGCTGAGCATGGGCGGCGTGCCACGGATGAACACTTTTTCCAAGCTGTATCTCGCACTGCTTGGATTGTTTCCTTGGAACTATGTGCCAACCATTCCGTGCGAGGTCATACTGATTGGAAAATGGTTCCACGTTAACTTTTATGAGATGAGTTCATGGAGTCGGTCGATGTTGGTGCCGCTTGCCATCATCAACCACTTCAAGCCGACTCGCAAACTGCAAAACCAGGTCAAACTGGATGAGCTTTATCCGGAAGGTTATCACGAGCGTGATCTGGCGCTGCCGCCCGACCCGGAATTTCTCACTTTCAGAAATTTTTTTCTCTGGCTCGACAAACTTCATAAGTTCGCGGAACTATGGGTCCAGGCTGGGATTCATCCTTTTCGTCGTCGTGCGCTGAAAAAGTGTGAGCACTGGATGCTTGAGCGTTTCGAGGGCTCCAATGGGCTGGCCGCAATTTTTCCGGCAATGCTCAATTCGCTCATCGCGTTGAAGGCGCTGGGATATCCAGGTGATCATCCAGAAGTGAAACGTGCCGAGAAGGAACTTAAAAACCTTGAACACGAAACTGCGGACACCGTGCGCATCGAACCGTGTTTCTCACCAGTGTGGGATACCGCAATCGTTGCCATATGCCTGCATGAATCAGGCATTCCAAGCGATCACCCGGCACTAAAAAAATCCGCCGAATGGTTAATAGATAAGGAAATTCGTTTTCGCGGGGATTGGTATTTTAAGAATCCCGTCGATGTCGAACCCAGCGGCTGGGTGTTTGAATTTGAGAATAAGTGGAATCCAGATGTGGATGACACGGCCATGGTTCTCCTCGCATTGAGGAAAATCCCAACCAGTGACGTGAAACGCCGGGACGAATGTTTTCAACGCGGTCTCAAGTGGATGATGGCCTTCCAGTGCAAAGACGGTGGTTGGGCGGCATTTGATAAGGATTGCACCAAGGGCATTTTGGAAAAGGTTCCTTTCGCCGACCATAACGCGATGCTTGATCCTGAGTGCGCAGACATTACGGCACGCATCCTGGAACTGCTGGGCTATGAAGGTGTGGGTGTCGACCATCCTCAGATCAAAAAGGCGCTCCAGTTTATTCAGGAAGAACAGGAAGACGATGGATCCTGGTATGGTCGGTGGGGCGTTAATTATATTTACGGCACCTGGCAGGTGTTGCGTGGCTTGCGTGCGTTGAATATCAACATGAACCAGCCCTGGCTTTTGAAGGCTCGTGACTGGCTTGAAAGTGTTCAGCACGAAGATGGCGGTTGGGGCGAGCGTTGCAACACCTACGATGACCCTGTCTTCAAAGGCCAGGGTCCAAGCACAGCCTCCCAGACCGCGTGGGCAGTGATGGGATTGTGCACATTTGATGATCCTCAACGGCCAAGTTTGATGCGTGGCATTGATTACCTGATCAAAACCCAAAATAGTGATGGTTCATGGACAGAACACGAAATCACGGGCACTGGTTTTCCCCGGGTCTTCTACCTCAAGTATGATATGTACCGGAATAGCTGGCCGCTTCTTGCCCTGGCTACCTACAGGAATCTATACGCCTCATCTGAGAAGACGGCCAATGGCCACACCAACGGCCACTCTGTTCAATTACCCGAAGCACTCAAAACACCTCCTGCCTTCAAATAA
- a CDS encoding quinone-dependent dihydroorotate dehydrogenase, with product MGWPYRHLLRPLLFKQDSEEIHNQTLSALAWASHRPWICDAVGSFFGSEQLPVELFGLKFPNPVGLAAGMDKQAAAVPMWSALGFGFTELGGVTWHQQPGNPMPRMFRAARDQALINRMGFNNPGAEAMAARLKNWHSQNRWPSHPVGINLGKSKITPLEEAAQDYSNSFRVLWPYADFFVVNVSSPNTPNLRQLQDKTALNEILSALQQVNREQLAQPFAQGRSPKPILVKVAPDLTYEALDEILELVGPRELSGIVATNTTIARPPTRHAQSSRTYAETGGLSGRPLAKRSTEIIRHLYRQTSGKVPIIGVGGIFNADDAWDKITAGASLIQVYSGMVYEGPGIAKNINSGLLKKLENKGISSIAEAVGMHDR from the coding sequence ATGGGTTGGCCATATAGACATTTGCTCCGTCCTTTGCTTTTTAAACAGGACTCGGAGGAAATTCACAATCAGACTCTAAGTGCATTGGCGTGGGCGAGTCATCGTCCATGGATCTGCGATGCGGTAGGATCATTCTTCGGAAGTGAGCAATTGCCCGTGGAATTGTTCGGCTTGAAGTTCCCAAATCCAGTCGGGCTCGCCGCTGGTATGGACAAGCAGGCCGCTGCCGTGCCGATGTGGTCTGCGCTTGGGTTCGGATTCACAGAACTGGGAGGAGTGACCTGGCACCAGCAACCCGGTAACCCGATGCCGCGCATGTTCAGAGCCGCTCGCGATCAGGCGCTGATTAACCGCATGGGTTTCAATAATCCGGGCGCTGAGGCAATGGCTGCACGTCTTAAAAATTGGCACTCCCAAAACCGCTGGCCGAGTCATCCTGTCGGCATCAATTTGGGAAAATCGAAGATCACGCCCCTGGAGGAAGCGGCTCAGGACTATTCAAACTCTTTCCGTGTGCTTTGGCCTTATGCAGACTTCTTTGTTGTCAATGTAAGCTCACCCAACACTCCGAACCTTCGCCAACTTCAGGATAAGACAGCCTTGAATGAGATTCTGAGTGCGCTCCAGCAGGTAAATCGCGAACAACTTGCCCAACCCTTCGCTCAAGGCCGCTCTCCAAAGCCGATTTTAGTCAAAGTAGCTCCGGATCTGACCTATGAGGCGTTGGATGAAATCCTCGAACTGGTTGGTCCAAGGGAGCTTTCAGGCATTGTTGCCACTAATACCACTATAGCGCGTCCCCCAACCCGCCACGCTCAAAGCTCGCGCACCTATGCCGAGACAGGAGGGTTAAGTGGACGTCCCTTGGCTAAGCGCAGCACGGAAATAATCCGCCATTTATACCGTCAAACCAGCGGAAAAGTGCCTATTATTGGGGTTGGAGGCATATTCAACGCAGATGATGCCTGGGACAAAATAACCGCAGGAGCTTCTTTGATCCAAGTTTATAGTGGGATGGTTTATGAAGGGCCTGGTATTGCCAAAAACATCAATTCGGGGCTATTGAAAAAACTGGAAAATAAGGGAATCTCAAGCATTGCAGAAGCCGTCGGAATGCACGACCGTTAG
- a CDS encoding HU family DNA-binding protein: MTKRDLVIRISNETGLVQQQVLDVVQKTLDYIAEALSKGDKVELRNFGVFEVKVRKARIGRNPNAPATDVPIPQRSVVKFKPGKEMRAEVFKLSPDGHPLAAEAANNAAPQPQTNNH; the protein is encoded by the coding sequence ATGACAAAGCGTGACTTGGTCATCCGTATCAGCAACGAGACCGGCTTGGTGCAACAACAGGTACTGGATGTAGTGCAAAAAACATTGGATTACATCGCTGAAGCCCTTTCCAAGGGCGACAAAGTGGAACTCCGCAACTTCGGTGTATTTGAGGTAAAGGTGCGCAAAGCTCGTATCGGGCGCAATCCAAACGCGCCAGCCACAGATGTTCCTATTCCTCAACGCTCAGTCGTCAAATTCAAACCCGGCAAGGAAATGCGCGCCGAGGTTTTCAAATTGAGTCCTGACGGCCACCCTCTGGCTGCCGAGGCAGCAAACAACGCTGCTCCGCAGCCTCAAACTAACAATCATTGA
- the hisS gene encoding histidine--tRNA ligase, which yields MDRLPGFRDFYPEPLPHPDVWSADARNYIFDKWRSMARRYGFREYDGPPLESLELYTTKSGDEIVAQLYNFTDKGQREVAMRPEMTPTLARMVAAHERNYKKPIKWFALPQLFRYERQQKGRLREHFQFNADVFGESDVAADSELISLLIDTLRSFGLTAEDFVIRLSSRNAWHDYFNQRCTDESKAYEFYQIIDKLEREQPEQSKTKLSALGFSFEEIQSFIHTGQPTAELDAILKNLAARGLGDFVKVDYQVIRGLAYYTGVVFEAFDKKGEFRAIAGGGRYDNLVKLISGGKVNLPALGFGMGDVVLLELLKARGLLPKFESGIDLFCLIEDETLRPDSLKLIQDLRSAGFAVDYSLTPAKPDKQFKRAQEIKAAFTIKVERTPSGELMARAKNLQSREEKVSAPSEIVKNLKP from the coding sequence ATGGATCGTTTACCAGGTTTCCGAGATTTTTATCCTGAACCGCTCCCACACCCTGATGTGTGGAGTGCGGATGCACGAAATTATATTTTTGACAAATGGCGCTCAATGGCCAGGCGCTATGGTTTTCGTGAGTACGATGGCCCGCCTTTGGAATCGCTCGAGTTGTATACCACGAAGAGCGGAGATGAAATCGTCGCTCAACTCTATAACTTCACAGACAAAGGTCAGCGGGAAGTCGCCATGCGCCCTGAAATGACCCCTACCCTGGCTCGCATGGTGGCAGCGCATGAACGTAACTATAAGAAACCCATCAAGTGGTTCGCCCTTCCCCAACTCTTCCGTTATGAACGCCAACAGAAAGGCCGCCTGCGCGAACACTTCCAGTTCAATGCAGATGTATTTGGTGAAAGTGATGTTGCCGCCGATTCCGAGCTGATTAGTTTGCTCATCGATACTCTCCGTTCGTTCGGCCTTACCGCAGAAGACTTTGTCATCCGGCTTAGCAGTCGCAATGCCTGGCATGATTACTTCAACCAGCGTTGCACAGACGAGTCCAAAGCATATGAGTTTTACCAAATCATCGATAAACTCGAACGCGAACAGCCAGAACAGAGCAAAACAAAACTCTCTGCCCTTGGATTTTCATTCGAAGAAATTCAGTCGTTCATTCACACAGGACAACCCACCGCCGAGCTGGATGCCATTCTAAAAAACCTGGCGGCGCGCGGACTCGGAGATTTCGTCAAAGTGGATTATCAGGTCATACGCGGCCTTGCCTATTACACCGGCGTAGTCTTTGAAGCTTTCGATAAAAAAGGCGAGTTTCGCGCCATTGCCGGAGGAGGCCGATATGACAACCTCGTTAAACTAATCAGTGGCGGCAAAGTGAACCTCCCGGCACTCGGCTTCGGCATGGGTGACGTCGTGCTGCTTGAATTATTGAAGGCACGTGGACTGCTGCCCAAATTCGAGAGTGGAATCGATCTCTTTTGCTTGATCGAAGATGAAACCCTTCGCCCTGATTCATTGAAGCTGATTCAAGATTTGCGCAGCGCAGGTTTCGCAGTGGACTATTCACTCACCCCCGCGAAACCAGATAAACAATTCAAACGGGCGCAGGAAATCAAAGCCGCATTCACGATAAAAGTTGAGCGCACACCATCAGGCGAACTGATGGCCAGGGCGAAAAATCTTCAATCACGTGAAGAAAAGGTTTCTGCACCGTCTGAAATCGTGAAGAATCTAAAACCTTGA